In one Culex quinquefasciatus strain JHB chromosome 2, VPISU_Cqui_1.0_pri_paternal, whole genome shotgun sequence genomic region, the following are encoded:
- the LOC6039946 gene encoding grpE protein homolog, mitochondrial, whose amino-acid sequence MATLSTRNLSKFASLVPALSRIVLRPSSGTCSVSGRRWFSSEEAPKNTEELPESERKLVGENVELKKELEAVTAKTKELDDKYKRALADGENLRRRLTKQIEDAKLFGIQGFCKDLLEVADILGHATEAVPKEEISDSNPHLKNLYEGLTMTKAQLNQVFKRHGLEQVNPLNEKFNPNLHEALFQQEVQNVEPNTVVVVSKIGYKLHERCIRPALVGVSKG is encoded by the exons ATGGCAACCCTCAGCACACGAAATCTGTCGAAATTCGCCTCGCTCGTGCCGGCCCTTTCGAGAATCGTCCTCCG GCCATCATCGGGGACGTGTTCCGTCAGCGGACGCCGATGGTTCTCGAGCGAAGAGGCGCCCAAAAATACCGAAGAACTCCCGGAAAGCGAACGTAAACTGgtcggcgaaaatgtcgagctGAAGAAGGAGCTGGAGGCGGTCACCGCCAAGACGAAGGAACTTGAC GATAAATACAAGCGCGCACTGGCCGACGGAGAAAACCTGCGGAGGCGGCTCACCAAGCAAATCGAGGACGCAAAACTGTTTGGCATCCAGGGCTTCTGCAAGGATCTGCTAGAGGTGGCCGATATTCTGGGACACGCGACGGAAGCCGTTCCGAAAGAGGAGATTTCCGACAGCAACCCGCACCTGAAGAACCTGTACGAGGGTCTGACGATGACCAAGGCGCAGCTGAACCAGGTCTTCAAACGGCACGGCCTGGAACAGGTCAACCCGTTGAACGAAAAGTTTAACCCAAATCTCCACGAGGCACTGTTTCAGCAGGAGGTGCAAAACGTCGAACCCAACACGGTGGTCGTGGTTAGCAAAATCGGGTACAAATTACACGAGCGTTGCATACGACCAGCCCTAGTGGGAGTTTCAAAGGGATAA
- the LOC119767215 gene encoding uncharacterized protein LOC119767215: MLRRIPNGTGNNLILPETGMRSRVVTRGFRRIHGSSPVFFVLVLHKAHVSSYSGKHQSVGDPRSSPRRRIRVLISSSRNKSPTRPRCSHGRLRRTPTPKPEAAVKANPEGSQVGEESAIRK; the protein is encoded by the exons ATGTTGCGACGCATACCTAATggaactg gcaacAATCTGATTCTGCCGGAAACCGGAATGCGTTCCCGTGTGGTCACTCGTGGCTTCCGTAGAATCCACGGAAGCAGTCCCGTTTTTTTCGTACTCGTACTCCACAAAGCCCACGTTTCCTCGTACTCCGGTAAACATCAATCCGTCGGAGATCCAAGATCGTCGCCAAGGCGTCGCATCCGGGTTTTGATCAGCTCGTCGAGGAACAAAAGTCCAACACGACCAAGATGCAGCCACGGCCGCCTCAGAAGAACACCAACACCCAAgccggaagctgcggtcaaggcaaatccAGAAGGAAGCCAAGTTGGGGAAGAATCGGCGATAcgcaagtga
- the LOC6039945 gene encoding 39S ribosomal protein L14, mitochondrial yields the protein MSLKNLLQSVRSPAISNYVTQSSRFHTSAVCNEIRKLARLRVVDNSDIGKRAMAEGKPPKCIHVYNKQMVAKVGDKVLVAIKGQKKKAILVGCKQKQQPKIPKFDSNNVVLIDDNGTPLGTRIHVPIPTILRTILKEKTQAKGADYTKLLGIASRFV from the coding sequence ATGTCCTTGAAGAACCTTCTGCAGTCGGTGCGTTCACCGGCAATCTCCAATTATGTAACCCAGTCGAGCCGGTTCCACACGAGCGCCGTCTGCAACGAAATCCGCAAGCTGGCCCGGTTACGAGTGGTGGACAACAGCGACATCGGTAAACGGGCCATGGCCGAGGGAAAACCGCCCAAGTGCATCCACGTGTACAACAAGCAGATGGTGGCCAAGGTGGGCGATAAGGTTCTGGTGGCGATCAAGGGCCAAAAGAAAAAGGCCATTCTGGTCGGATGCAAGCAGAAACAGCAGCCAAAGATTCCCAAATTTGATAGCAACAACGTCGTGCTGATTGACGATAATGGGACGCCGCTGGGGACGCGAATTCACGTGCCTATTCCGACGATTTTGCGGACCATTTTGAAGGAGAAGACCCAGGCCAAGGGAGCCGATTACACGAAGCTGCTGGGCATTGCCAGCAGGTTCGTGTGA
- the LOC6039944 gene encoding probable ATP-dependent RNA helicase DDX56, whose protein sequence is MTETDDKKPLNFHQMELDDRILKGIAKLGWLCPTLIQEKAIPLLLEGKDVLVRARTGSGKTAAFSIPIIQQILTRKVEAKEQETTVIVLAPSRDLCLQTAKVMEALTIKCGRLVRCVDLSAKVDKAALKHMLAERPDVVVSTPAKLLAQLQEGTLNVKDSLKTLIVDEADLMFSFGFESDLKAVLDFMPSVHQSVLASATLEKDVLELKKIILHNPVILKLEEPEIAPASQLAHFHILAEEVDKAAVLYTLVKLQLVKGKSIIFVDSIDRCYKLKLFLEQFSIRSCVLNSELPAKIRCHTVSQFNQGLYDIIVASDELHVLDPAVKEKKGQNKKKMLKQIAKQKESEAGVARGIDFQFVSNVINFDFPKDINSYIHRAGRTARGNNTGSVLSFVSVAEKDMMDSVEDHLKSGYEQSETVMKSYQFKMEEVEPFRYRARDAWRAVTKISIREARIKEIKTEMFNSEKLKSFFEENPRDLQALRHDRTLHTVKIQEHLGDVPEYIVPDSLKHVTALTTKRKKGYVPRKRPAASDKSNNPLMVEGIDYGKQKRV, encoded by the exons ATGACGGAAACCGACGACAAAAAGCCGCTTAACTTCCATCAGATGGAATTGGACGACCGGATACTGAAG GGAATCGCCAAGCTGGGCTGGCTCTGTCCGACCTTAATCCAGGAGAAGGCCATTCCGCTACTGCTGGAAGGGAAGGACGTATTGGTGCGGGCGCGCACCGGTTCCGGCAAGACGGCAGCCTTTTCGATTCCGATCATCCAACAGATTCTGACGCGCAAAGTTGAGGCGAAGGAGCAGGAGACGACGGTGATCGTGTTGGCCCCGAGCCGGGACCTGTGCCTTCAGACCGCTAAAGTGATGGAAGCGCTTACGATCAAGTGTGGCCGGTTGGTTCGCTGCGTGGATTTGTCTGCCAAGGTGGACAAGGCGGCGCTGAAGCACATGCTGGCGGAACGTCCGGATGTGGTGGTTTCGACTCCGGCCAAGTTGCTGGCCCAGCTGCAGGAGGGAACGTTGAACGTGAAGGACAGTTTGAAGACGCTGATTGTGGACGAGGCGGATTTGATGTTTTCGTTTGGGTTCGAGAGTGACTTGAAAGCGGTGCTGGATTTTATGCCGAGTGTCCACCAGTCGGTGCTGGCCTCGGCCACGCTCGAGAAGGACGTGCTCGAGCTGAAGAAAATCATCCTGCACAATCCGGTGATTTTGAAGCTGGAGGAGCCGGAGATTGCACCGGCGTCACAGCTTGCTCATTTTCACATTTTGGCGGAGGAGGTGGACAAGGCGGCCGTTTTGTACACGCTCGTGAAACTGCAGCTGGTCAAAGGAAAGAGCATTATCTTTGTGGACTCGATCGACCGGTGTTACAA ACTCAAGCTCTTCCTCGAGCAGTTCAGCATACGTTCGTGCGTGCTAAACTCGGAACTTCCGGCGAAGATCCGGTGCCACACGGTGAGCCAATTCAACCAGGGCCTGTACGACATAATCGTGGCGTCGGACGAGTTGCACGTGCTCGATCCGGCCGTGAAGGAAAAGAAGGGCCAAAACAAAAAGAAGATGCTGAAGCAGATTGCCAAACAGAAGGAATCGGAAGCGGGAGTGGCGCGCGGAATCGACTTTCAGTTTGTGTCCAATGTGATCAACTTTGACTTCCCGAAGGACATCAACTCGTACATCCACCGGGCGGGACGGACTGCGCGCGGTAACAACACCGGCAGCGTGCTGTCCTTTGTGAGCGTCGCCGAAAAGGACATGATGGACAGCGTGGAAGACCATCTGAAGAGCGGCTACGAGCAGAGCGAAACGGTCATGAA GAGTTACCAGTTCAAAATGGAAGAAGTTGAACCGTTCCGGTACAGAGCACGGGACGCGTGGCGAGCGGTGACCAAAATCTCCATTCGTGAGGCGCGAATCAAAGAAATCAAGACGGAAATGTTCAACTCTGAGAAGCTAAAG AGCTTCTTCGAGGAAAACCCGCGCGATCTGCAGGCCCTGCGGCACGACCGCACCCTGCACACCGTCAAGATCCAGGAACATTTGGGCGACGTGCCCGAGTACATCGTGCCGGATTCGCTCAAGCACGTCACGGCCCTCACCACCAAGCGCAAGAAGGGCTACGTGCCCCGGAAACGACCCGCCGCCAGCGACAAGTCCAACAACCCGCTGATGGTCGAGGGAATCGACTACGGCAAGCAGAAGCGTGTTTGA
- the LOC6039943 gene encoding myosin-10, which produces MEKETVETHKEKLPESAAESGAVAVETTALVAKNPAAEKANYSHSSVSEPESDSSTAAGIVAEVRELYRGSKVDILIRLIQSRTVEVKYQRQLEVYQVALYEGVKEKTRLQLDLAYCDKMLAVLQREAREGKSTLTTILQQHADAVAMIEKLDAKRTQFIKEEQQIKNELAEYKHKFLQMQQDMQDRFDRYESDSRRYGQLQVQVDKLTKANEVWQKKVCEMEAKQRSMVSAHSAQLSEMENLMGDLEGKLKDTQGRFENEKRTNTLLKEHTDSVLQEKTQLSMDLASVENRYASMEADFERKIAVLETKLATVEQDSSGMKEKMAEMTRSAQECNAEKELLVAKLAQEKDMTAEMEGKLGGLQVILNDRNNEIFSLHSKLNCELKRVEEFKQQLSQGTSETDQRLSDMQKDFIVKEAKITRLEQDLRNQANAISALKTQLESKDAEIKQLKDKIPNVDHYVAKITQLKDELAVKSSRVAQLEQQAERRASTETRIRGTENVPAQVTSTPICVLESDDETTSNAPKGAKKVRIADPERSSVSPTYSNFQGNVQRRTFFKRAATASTSQISITSASYSQFINNMDLNLSTASTVNVDDEPMDVGNMSSVSTATSAVRHVKPFFRRAQEKK; this is translated from the exons atggaGAAG GAAACTGTCGAAACTCACAAGGAAAAGTTGCCGGAAAGTGCCGCCGAGTCCGGTGCAGTTGCCGTGGAAACCACAGCGCTGGTTGCCAAAAATCCGGCAGCCGAAAAGGCCAATTATTCACACTCTTCCGTTTCCGAACCGGAATCGGACTCGAGTACGGCGGCGGGCATTGTGGCCGAGGTGCGTGAGCTGTACCGCGGCAGTAAGGTGGACATCCTGATCCGGCTGATTCAGAGCCGCACGGTTGAGGTTAAATACCAGCGGCAGCTCGAGGTTTACCAGGTGGCTTTGTACGAGGGAGTTAAGGAGAAGACGCGGCTCCAGCTTGATCTGGCCTACTGCGATAAGATGCTGGCGGTTTTGCAGCGGGAGGCACGGGAAGGAAAATCGACGCTGACGACGATTCTTCAGCAGCACGCGGATGCGGTCGCGATGATCGAGAAGCTGGACGCTAAGCGTACCCAGTTCATCAAGGAGGAGCAACAGATTAAAAACGAGCTGGCCGAGTACAAGCACAAGTTTCTGCAAATGCAGCAGGATA TGCAAGATCGATTTGACCGCTACGAGTCCGATTCCCGACGATACGGTCAGCTGCAGGTTCAGGTGGACAAGCTGACCAAAGCGAATGAAGTGTGGCAAAAGAAGGTGTGCGAAATGGAGGCCAAACAGCGTTCAATGGTTTCCGCTCATTCGGCCCAGCTGAGCGAGATGGAGAACCTGATGGGTGATTTGGAGGGCAAGTTGAAGGACACTCAGGGCCGGTTCGAAAACGAGAAGCGAACCAACACACTGCTCAAGGAGCATACGGACTCGGTGCTGCAGGAAAAGACCCAACTCTCGATGGATTTGGCCAGCGTTGAGAACCGGTATGCTTCGATGGAAGCAGACTTTGAGCGAAAGATAGCGGTACTTGAAACCAAGTTGGCCACTGTTGAGCAAGATTCGTCGGGGATGAAAGAAAAGATGGCCGAGATGACGCGATCGGCACAGGAGTGTAACGCCGAGAAGGAGTTGTTGGTGGCCAAGTTGGCCCAGGAAAAGGACATGACCGCGGAGATGGAAGGAAAACTCGGCGGATTGCAGGTTATCCTGAACGATCGAAACAACGAGATCTTCTCATTGCACTCGAAGCTCAATTGCGAATTGAAGCGAGTTGAGGAGTTCAAGCAGCAGCTTTCGCAGGGAACTTCCGAGACCGATCAGCGGTTGTCCGATATGCAGAAGGATTTCATTGTAAAAGAGGCCAAAATTACTCGCCTCGAGCAAGACCTTCGTAATCAGGCCAATGCGATTTCCGCGCTTAAGACACAACTCGAATCGAAGGACGCCGAAATCAAACAGCTCAAGGACAAAATCCCGAACGTGGATCATTACGTGGCCAAGATCACCCAGCTAAAGGACGAGCTGGCAGTCAAATCGTCGCGGGTGGCACAACTCGAGCAGCAAGCGGAACGGCGAGCCAGCACTGAAACTAGGATCCGCGGCACCGAAAACGTGCCCGCCCAAGTTACATCGACGCCGATTTGCGTTTTGGAGAGTGATGACGAGACGACCTCCAACGCACCTAAGGGCGCCAAAAAGGTCCGGATTGCGGACCCTGAGCGGAGTAGCGTTTCTCCCACCTACTCGAACTTCCAGGGCAACGTACAGCGGCGGACGTTCTTCAAGCGGGCGGCCACGGCGAGCACCTCGCAGATCTCGATCACCAGCGCCAGCTACAGTCAGTTCATCAACAACATGGACCTGAACTTGAGCACGGCG AGTACCGTAAACGTGGACGATGAACCGATGGACGTTGGCAATATGTCCAGCGTTTCGACTGCAACCTCGGCGGTGCGCCACGTTAAGCCGTTCTTCCGCAGGGCCCAGGAAAAGAAGTGA